The Streptomyces sp. NBC_00569 genomic sequence GCCTCGCCGCGGCGGGCATCGACGCGACCGTCGCGCTCACCGATGCCGGGGGACACCAACTGCGGCGGTACCGCTGCGACTTGGTCGAGCACAGCTTCGCCGGGAGGGCCTCGTGAGCGCCGCGCAGTCCGTGTTCTTCACCCTCGTCACGCTGGGCATCGCCCTGGGCGTCTCGCTCGCCGGCGTCGCGTACTTCCGCCTCGTCACCCTGCCGAGGCCGGCAGTCGGAGCCTTCAACGGCAACGACATGGTCATCATGATGGGCTTCGTCATCGCCCTGCCGTTCCTCTACCTGGCCCTGCCCGGCGCGCTCCTGCCGCCCGTCCTCGGCCTCACCCTGGCGGGCGGCCTCGCCGTCGCGTACGGCCCCGTGGTCCGAAGCGCCCGGCTCCGGTGGCTTCTCATCGCCGCGCTCCTCGCGGCCGACTGGTTCGCCGCGCGCTCCGCCGCACACGACCCGACCCATGCGCTGCCGTACTGGCTGATCAACAGCACCGTCATCGTGCTGATGGCGGTCGGCGCCGCCAACCTCAACGCCCAGGGCGGTCTCCGCCTGCGCCACGTCGCCCGGTTCGCGCTCGCCCTCGCCGCGTACGACCTGTTCTTCGCCACCGCCGTGCCCATCACACAGCGGCTCTTCGACGCCGTGCAGGGCTACGCCTTCGCGCCCTCCGCGGGTCTGCGCGTCGGAGATCTCGGCGCGGTGCTCGGCATGGGCGACCTCCTTGTGTACGCCCTCTACAGCACTGTCGCGTACAAGGCCTACGGGCGGTCCGGTCTCGCCACCGCTCTCGGCCTCGTCGCCGTGTTCGGCGCGCTGCTGCCGACCCTCACCCCGGTCACGGTCGAGGCGCTCACCGGGCATCTCCCCGAGATCGTGCCCGCGCAGATCTTCTTCGGGCCCGCCGCGTTCGTCGGTCATCTGGTGCTGCGGCGGCGTGGACCCGAGCGCCGCATGGCGGACGTTCGCCCGCCCGCTCCCGCGCCGGCCTCCGTGGCCGCGTAGACCGAGACCGTCAGCCCTGCACGCCCGCATGCCGTCCTCGACGAGGACGCTCGCCCGGGTGCTGATGGGCGCGTCGGGCCGCATACCTGCCGCCGGGACACGGAACAGACTCCTCCCCGAGCGCGCGCTCGATGCGTAACGTCTATTACATCTAGCCATCGACGACATTGATGTGTAACTTCTGGGACATCGGCGCAGGCGATTCCGCGTGCTTCGGACGTCCGAGAGGGAACGATGTTGATGTACATCTCTGTGCCCCGCCGCGGGGCGACTGCCGTGCTGGCCTGCATGGCTCTGGCAGTGGTCTCCGGCTGCGGCGCGAGCGGCGCCGGAGGAGCTGAGCCGGCGTCCCGGGACAAGGTCGCCGGGGTCACGGTCACGCGGGATGCGGCACTGCACGAGGCCCTGCCCGAGCGGATCAGGAAGGCGGGCACCGTGCGTGTGGCCACGGACGTCCCCTACCCCCCGTTCGCGATGTTCGTCACCGAGGGGAAGGACCGGCTGACCGGCCTGGACTACGACCTCGGCCAGGCCCTGGGCGCGAAGCTCGGCGTCAGGTTCGACTTCACCCCGACGAAGTTCGACGGCATCGTGCCCGCCCTCCAGGCCGGCAAGTTCGACGCCGCGATGTCGGCCCTGACCGACAACAAGGAGCGGCAGAAGGTCGTCGACTTCGTCGACTACTCGAGATCCGGCTCGGGCATCCTGGTGACGGAGGGCAACCCGGCGAAGATCAGCACGCTGGACGACCTCTGCGGCCGAAAGGTCGGAGTCCAGGCGGCGACCAACCAGTACAAGCTTCTCAAGGCCCACCAGGCCGAATGCCGGGCGGCCGGCCGGAAGGCGGCCGACATCCAGACCTTCCCCAAGGACTCGGACGCCCAACTCGCCCTGCGCTCGGGCAAGGTGACAGCCGAGGTCGTCACCAAACCTGCCGCCGCCTGGTCGGCCAAGACCGCCGACGGCGGCAACGCCTTCGACCTGGCCGAGGACCCCGAAGCGCCCGCAGGCTACCGGTCCTCACCCAACGGCATCGCGGTCACCAGACAACTTCCGCTCCTGACCGAAGCGATCCGGCGGGCGCTCCAGGCCCTGATCGACGACGGCACCCTCACCAAGATCTGCGACAAGTACGGCGTCGCCTCCATCGCCGTGAAGGAAGCCACCAAGAACGCGGCGGTGGACTAGAGATGGCCACCACCACCCCCACGGGCACGCGACGCACGGGCGAGACCCC encodes the following:
- a CDS encoding ABC transporter substrate-binding protein — its product is MALAVVSGCGASGAGGAEPASRDKVAGVTVTRDAALHEALPERIRKAGTVRVATDVPYPPFAMFVTEGKDRLTGLDYDLGQALGAKLGVRFDFTPTKFDGIVPALQAGKFDAAMSALTDNKERQKVVDFVDYSRSGSGILVTEGNPAKISTLDDLCGRKVGVQAATNQYKLLKAHQAECRAAGRKAADIQTFPKDSDAQLALRSGKVTAEVVTKPAAAWSAKTADGGNAFDLAEDPEAPAGYRSSPNGIAVTRQLPLLTEAIRRALQALIDDGTLTKICDKYGVASIAVKEATKNAAVD